From the genome of Actinacidiphila yeochonensis CN732, one region includes:
- a CDS encoding TolB family protein, translating to MTITGTGTNIRPLAPGQRARLLVADIDGGEPRVVHETAGTALEAPNWSPDGRWLLYNHDGLLFRIPADPAPGDGAGPELIDAGGITDANNDHVISPDGATIYLSAGDGHIHAVPFGGGAARRVTNDHRPGPFRHFLHGVSPDGGTLAYVGVEPWNGDEWGYRNIFTVPAAGGPDTRLTDTPAPADGPEFSPDGEWLYFNSEHGAAAPGHAQLFRMRPDGSEPTRLTGDERVNWFPHPSPDGRHLLYISFPPGTLGHPADQDVLLRLTTPDGGGHRDLLAFNGGQGSLNVNSWAPDGRRFAYVDYPTS from the coding sequence GTGACGATCACCGGAACCGGGACGAACATTCGGCCGCTCGCCCCCGGCCAACGCGCCAGGCTGCTGGTCGCCGACATCGACGGCGGGGAGCCGCGGGTGGTCCACGAGACCGCCGGCACCGCCCTGGAGGCCCCCAACTGGTCCCCGGACGGCCGCTGGCTGCTCTACAACCACGACGGTCTGCTCTTCCGGATACCCGCCGACCCGGCCCCCGGGGACGGCGCCGGGCCCGAGCTGATCGACGCCGGCGGCATCACCGACGCCAACAACGACCACGTGATCTCGCCCGACGGCGCCACCATCTACCTGTCGGCCGGCGACGGCCACATCCACGCCGTCCCCTTCGGGGGCGGTGCCGCCCGCCGGGTCACCAACGACCACCGGCCCGGGCCCTTCCGGCACTTCCTGCACGGTGTCTCGCCCGACGGCGGCACCCTCGCCTACGTGGGAGTGGAGCCCTGGAACGGGGACGAGTGGGGCTACCGCAACATCTTCACCGTGCCGGCCGCGGGCGGCCCCGACACCCGCCTCACCGACACCCCGGCGCCCGCCGACGGGCCGGAGTTCAGCCCCGACGGCGAGTGGCTGTACTTCAACTCCGAGCACGGCGCCGCCGCCCCCGGACACGCCCAGCTGTTCCGGATGCGCCCCGACGGCTCCGAACCGACCCGCCTCACGGGCGACGAGCGCGTCAACTGGTTCCCGCACCCCTCGCCCGACGGCCGGCACCTGCTCTACATCAGCTTCCCGCCGGGCACCCTGGGGCACCCGGCCGACCAGGACGTCCTGCTCCGGCTCACCACCCCGGACGGCGGCGGCCACCGCGACCTGCTGGCGTTCAACGGCGGCCAGGGAAGCCTCAACGTCAACAGCTGGGCACCGGACGGCCGCCGCTTCGCGTACGTCGACTATCCGACGAGCTGA